Proteins co-encoded in one Longimicrobium sp. genomic window:
- the rpmG gene encoding 50S ribosomal protein L33, protein MRDKVILACTECKERNYHQTKNKRKHPERLEYSKYCPRCNKHQPHRETK, encoded by the coding sequence ATGCGCGACAAGGTCATCCTCGCCTGCACCGAGTGCAAGGAGAGGAACTACCACCAGACCAAGAACAAGCGGAAGCACCCCGAGCGTCTGGAGTACAGCAAGTACTGCCCGCGGTGCAACAAGCACCAGCCGCACCGCGAGACCAAGTAG
- the secE gene encoding preprotein translocase subunit SecE: MAETTRTTVFDFFHEVSEQVRKVTWPDRAQLQSSTGVIVVFVLTVAVVIFGMDRIIMAILGLVTSLFTG; the protein is encoded by the coding sequence ATGGCAGAGACGACCCGCACCACCGTGTTCGACTTCTTCCACGAAGTCTCCGAGCAGGTCCGCAAGGTGACCTGGCCGGACCGCGCGCAGCTGCAGAGCTCCACCGGCGTGATCGTGGTGTTCGTGCTGACGGTCGCGGTCGTCATCTTCGGGATGGATCGCATCATCATGGCCATCCTGGGACTGGTCACCTCCCTCTTCACCGGCTGA